In Iodobacter fluviatilis, one DNA window encodes the following:
- the fliJ gene encoding flagellar export protein FliJ: MAKFRFAFLLELAIDAREDAARLMQASQANWLSAQGKLEQVDQYRVEYRARLLGSGQGGMSIIQWRDFQLFLAKLDDVALSQQLEIERLASVYEARRDAWLECEKKVKAFEALKQRHLSAEMQKELRNEQRINDEFNTRQRPR, translated from the coding sequence GTGGCCAAGTTTCGTTTTGCCTTTTTACTTGAGCTTGCCATCGATGCAAGAGAAGACGCTGCAAGGCTTATGCAGGCATCTCAGGCCAATTGGCTGAGTGCTCAGGGTAAGCTGGAGCAGGTCGATCAGTACCGAGTGGAGTATCGTGCCCGTTTGCTGGGCAGCGGTCAGGGCGGTATGAGTATTATTCAGTGGCGAGATTTTCAGCTGTTTCTGGCTAAACTTGATGATGTTGCATTGTCGCAGCAGCTGGAAATTGAACGCTTAGCCAGCGTATACGAGGCGCGTCGTGATGCGTGGCTGGAATGTGAAAAAAAAGTAAAGGCTTTTGAGGCTTTAAAACAGCGGCATTTATCAGCTGAAATGCAAAAAGAATTGCGTAATGAGCAGCGTATTAATGATGAATTTAATACACGGCAGCGCCCCCGCTGA
- the cydP gene encoding cytochrome oxidase putative small subunit CydP — MRISKRLPLWQEITIVLLIKMALLFVIWKCFFSQPVARHMLVPQSMMTERFTSAASAPAQR, encoded by the coding sequence ATGCGAATAAGCAAGCGTCTGCCTTTGTGGCAAGAAATCACCATTGTATTGCTGATTAAAATGGCCTTGTTATTTGTGATTTGGAAGTGCTTTTTTTCTCAGCCTGTTGCCCGTCATATGCTGGTGCCGCAATCCATGATGACAGAGCGGTTTACGAGCGCGGCCTCTGCTCCGGCTCAGCGTTAG
- the fliG gene encoding flagellar motor switch protein FliG — MAADLSDEGVRKSALLLMTLGEDVAVEVFKFLGPKEVQKLGFAVAGMDAVKREEIDVVLGDFIASTQNRANLGAADEYIRSVLTKALGTDKAANLLDRILQGNDNNGIESLKWMDSSAVAELIKNEHPQIIATILVHLESDQSSEILSYFVERQRNDVLLRIATLEGVQPVALKELNDVLTQLMSGSDKLKKSAMGGVQMAADILNFMGGVVEASAIASVRDYDPELAQKIQDKMFTFDNILDIDDRGIQLLMREIQSDSLVISLKGTSQALKEKIFKNMSSRAAEMLRDDLEARGPVKLSEVEAEQKEILKIVRRLADEGQIVLGGKGDEGLVE, encoded by the coding sequence ATGGCTGCCGATTTAAGTGATGAAGGCGTGCGTAAAAGCGCACTGCTCCTGATGACATTAGGCGAAGATGTTGCCGTTGAAGTCTTTAAATTTTTAGGTCCTAAGGAAGTGCAAAAACTGGGCTTTGCAGTGGCAGGAATGGATGCAGTGAAGCGTGAAGAAATTGACGTGGTGCTGGGTGATTTTATTGCATCCACGCAAAACCGCGCCAATTTAGGCGCTGCTGATGAGTATATTCGCTCTGTATTAACCAAGGCGCTGGGTACAGATAAAGCTGCAAATTTGCTCGATCGTATTTTGCAGGGTAATGATAATAATGGTATTGAATCCCTTAAATGGATGGATTCCTCTGCCGTTGCGGAGCTGATTAAAAACGAGCATCCACAAATTATCGCCACAATCTTGGTGCATTTGGAATCCGATCAGTCGTCTGAAATTTTGAGTTATTTTGTAGAGCGGCAAAGAAATGATGTATTGCTGCGGATTGCCACGCTGGAAGGCGTGCAGCCTGTTGCACTTAAAGAGTTGAATGATGTGCTGACCCAATTGATGTCTGGCTCCGATAAGCTGAAAAAGAGCGCTATGGGTGGCGTGCAAATGGCGGCTGATATTCTCAACTTTATGGGCGGTGTGGTTGAAGCCTCAGCCATTGCGAGTGTTCGTGATTACGACCCGGAGCTGGCGCAAAAAATTCAGGACAAAATGTTTACCTTTGACAATATTTTGGATATTGACGATCGTGGTATTCAGCTATTAATGCGTGAAATTCAATCTGATTCCTTGGTTATTTCGCTCAAGGGCACCAGCCAGGCGCTCAAGGAAAAGATTTTCAAAAATATGTCTTCACGGGCTGCGGAAATGTTGCGCGATGATCTGGAAGCGCGCGGGCCGGTTAAGTTGTCAGAAGTTGAAGCAGAGCAAAAAGAAATCCTTAAAATCGTTCGCCGCTTGGCAGATGAGGGCCAGATTGTGCTGGGCGGTAAGGGTGATGAAGGGTTAGTTGAATAA
- a CDS encoding cytochrome ubiquinol oxidase subunit I codes for MIPAAEVVELSRMQFGLTAMFHFLFVPLTMGLSWILVICEAAYVMTGKEIYKDMTRFWGKLFGINFAMGVTTGLTLEFQFGTNWAYYSHYVGDIFGVPLAIEGMMAFFLESTFVGLFFFGWDRLSKVQHLGVTFLVALGSNISALWILIANGWMQNPVGAEFNYITMRMELTSLAEVFFNPVAQVKFVHTVAAGYVAASMFVLGVSSWYLLKARDTGFALRSFAIASAFGLASILSVIVLGDESGYTTGEVQKVKLAAMEGQWDTQPAPASLTLFGIPNQKEERVDFEVSIPYALGLIATRSTTEKVTGIKDLKVEYEQRVRNGMLAYAALTRLKAGDKTAHDAFEAHKADLGYGLLLKKYTSNVVDATPAQIKAAAADTIPNVAPIFWSFRIMVGLGMLFLFIFSMSFYFLAKRNLAPQRWLLHLAVWSIPLPWVAIEAGWLVAEYGRQPWTISGILPTFMSASALSSGQLHFSMIGLTLMYTSLFAIEMYLMLKYIRLGPASLHTGRYFGEKTSHA; via the coding sequence ATGATTCCCGCTGCTGAAGTGGTGGAATTGTCGCGCATGCAATTTGGATTAACCGCGATGTTCCATTTTTTATTTGTGCCATTAACAATGGGCTTGTCATGGATATTGGTGATCTGTGAAGCCGCTTATGTCATGACTGGCAAAGAAATATATAAAGACATGACCCGGTTCTGGGGAAAGTTATTTGGTATTAATTTTGCAATGGGGGTAACAACAGGCTTAACCCTTGAATTTCAATTTGGAACAAATTGGGCCTATTACTCGCATTATGTGGGCGATATATTTGGCGTGCCCTTAGCGATTGAAGGCATGATGGCCTTCTTTTTGGAATCCACCTTTGTGGGTTTATTCTTTTTTGGCTGGGATAGGCTTTCAAAAGTACAACATCTGGGCGTCACTTTTTTAGTGGCGCTGGGGTCAAATATTTCGGCATTATGGATTTTGATTGCCAATGGCTGGATGCAAAATCCGGTTGGAGCCGAATTTAATTACATTACCATGCGAATGGAATTAACCAGCCTTGCTGAGGTGTTTTTTAACCCCGTAGCGCAGGTTAAGTTTGTGCATACCGTAGCGGCGGGTTATGTAGCGGCTTCCATGTTTGTGCTGGGCGTATCAAGCTGGTATCTGCTCAAAGCAAGGGATACAGGTTTTGCACTGCGCTCTTTTGCTATTGCTTCAGCATTTGGCCTCGCTTCAATTTTATCTGTGATTGTTCTGGGTGATGAATCCGGTTACACCACAGGCGAAGTGCAGAAAGTTAAGTTGGCAGCAATGGAAGGGCAGTGGGATACGCAGCCTGCGCCTGCATCATTAACTTTATTTGGTATTCCTAATCAGAAAGAAGAGCGTGTTGATTTTGAGGTGAGCATTCCCTATGCACTGGGCTTAATTGCCACTCGCTCAACTACGGAAAAAGTAACCGGGATTAAAGATTTAAAAGTTGAATATGAGCAAAGAGTCAGAAATGGGATGTTGGCCTATGCAGCATTAACAAGGCTAAAGGCGGGGGACAAAACGGCTCATGATGCATTTGAGGCACATAAGGCGGATTTGGGCTATGGCTTATTGCTGAAAAAATATACCAGCAATGTGGTGGATGCAACACCTGCGCAAATTAAAGCAGCAGCTGCAGATACGATTCCCAATGTTGCGCCTATTTTCTGGTCTTTCCGCATTATGGTCGGGCTAGGAATGCTGTTCTTATTTATTTTTAGTATGTCATTTTATTTCCTGGCTAAAAGAAATCTTGCTCCGCAACGCTGGCTATTACACCTAGCTGTATGGTCGATTCCACTGCCATGGGTGGCGATTGAAGCGGGCTGGCTGGTGGCAGAGTATGGCCGTCAGCCGTGGACCATATCGGGCATTCTGCCCACCTTTATGTCGGCTTCTGCGCTGAGCAGCGGGCAATTACATTTCAGCATGATTGGCTTAACGCTGATGTATACCAGCCTGTTTGCGATTGAAATGTATCTGATGCTGAAATATATCCGTCTTGGGCCGGCCAGCCTGCATACAGGCCGCTATTTTGGTGAAAAAACTTCGCACGCTTAA
- a CDS encoding flagellar assembly protein FliH, with protein sequence MSNPRVIPREQLSAWEKWELASLNEAEAEAAALEEEVAEPVPEEVEVPEEEVFSEEEQDLEPLPTEPVDVPDADVSFPTAEEIEAIAQRAQSEGFEAGLEAGRLVAEDEANRLRSVLASVESTLQKAEAALSNEVLDLAVVIARQMVRDELNHSPERLLPILREALASLPAARSPSRVFLNPDDLIAVEGMLGGDLPSDTWRLLPDKQLETGGCRIETPDSAVDLSLPVRWQNILRVLGRGDRADLGWAEQPAEPALAVEKDQPIGLPVSEAAPETTAPSQLDNQPAIVPDEESDASSEGLLAEDSDPAEEEPASESEQHD encoded by the coding sequence ATGAGTAATCCGCGCGTGATTCCACGCGAGCAATTAAGCGCATGGGAAAAATGGGAGCTCGCTTCTCTGAATGAGGCTGAGGCAGAAGCCGCTGCTTTAGAGGAAGAGGTGGCTGAGCCTGTGCCAGAAGAAGTGGAGGTACCCGAAGAAGAGGTGTTTTCCGAAGAGGAGCAAGATTTAGAGCCGCTTCCCACTGAGCCGGTTGATGTGCCTGATGCCGATGTTTCTTTTCCTACCGCAGAAGAGATAGAAGCGATTGCTCAGCGCGCCCAAAGTGAAGGCTTTGAGGCGGGTCTTGAGGCCGGGCGTTTAGTGGCGGAAGACGAAGCAAATCGTTTGCGCTCGGTTTTGGCAAGTGTTGAAAGCACTTTGCAAAAGGCAGAAGCGGCACTGTCAAATGAAGTGCTTGATCTGGCCGTGGTCATTGCCCGGCAAATGGTGAGGGACGAGCTGAATCATTCGCCAGAGCGTTTGTTGCCTATTTTGCGCGAAGCATTAGCTAGCTTGCCGGCTGCGCGTTCTCCATCGCGTGTGTTTCTGAATCCAGATGATCTTATTGCGGTTGAGGGTATGCTGGGAGGCGATTTGCCTAGCGACACTTGGCGTTTATTGCCTGATAAGCAGCTGGAAACGGGGGGCTGCCGGATAGAAACCCCTGATTCTGCGGTTGATTTATCCCTGCCTGTCCGCTGGCAAAATATTCTGCGAGTCTTAGGGCGTGGTGACAGAGCCGATCTTGGCTGGGCCGAGCAGCCTGCTGAGCCTGCGCTTGCCGTTGAAAAAGATCAGCCCATAGGATTGCCTGTTTCCGAAGCTGCACCAGAGACTACCGCTCCTTCGCAATTGGATAATCAGCCCGCTATCGTTCCTGATGAAGAATCTGATGCTTCTTCAGAGGGACTTTTAGCAGAGGATTCTGATCCGGCAGAGGAAGAGCCCGCCAGTGAATCCGAACAACATGACTGA
- the cydB gene encoding cytochrome d ubiquinol oxidase subunit II: protein MLDYEVLKLIWWGLMVFLLIGFTLTGGFDLGVAILLPFVGKTDDERRLVINSVGPTWEGNQVWLVTVGAALFAAWPLLYAAAFSVMYVALMFVLFALFLRPVGFDYRSKLENPRWRSGWDWALFVGSVVPTLVFGVAIGNLFIGLPFQFDDSLRVSYSGHFYDLLNPFSLYCGLAAIAMLILHGASFLTVKTRDQVQERSRKATIIAGCVLAVLFALGGVWLKELDAWQIVRMGAAGDVLNPLNKTVAIVKGAWLSNFNLYPSAWLVPAAGVAAALLAAVASWRHSPLIAFILSGTASVAVLCTTAIALFPFILPSTLDAASSLTVWDAVSSQKTLGVMLAVVVIFVPIIMLYTAWVYRVMRGPVSVQRLQEDTHSY, encoded by the coding sequence ATGCTCGATTATGAAGTCTTGAAGTTGATTTGGTGGGGGCTGATGGTTTTTCTGCTCATTGGCTTTACCCTGACCGGTGGTTTTGATCTGGGTGTGGCTATTTTATTGCCTTTTGTCGGTAAAACAGATGATGAGCGCCGTCTGGTTATTAACTCGGTCGGGCCAACTTGGGAGGGGAATCAGGTTTGGCTGGTTACGGTGGGGGCTGCTTTATTTGCGGCATGGCCATTGCTCTATGCCGCTGCGTTTTCTGTCATGTATGTTGCGCTGATGTTTGTGCTGTTTGCCCTGTTTTTACGCCCGGTTGGTTTTGATTATCGCAGCAAGCTGGAAAACCCGCGCTGGCGTAGTGGCTGGGATTGGGCGCTGTTTGTGGGGAGTGTGGTGCCCACGCTGGTGTTTGGTGTGGCGATAGGCAATTTATTTATTGGCTTGCCATTTCAGTTTGACGATAGTTTGCGGGTGAGTTATTCAGGGCATTTTTATGATTTATTAAATCCATTCTCGCTCTATTGTGGTTTGGCTGCCATTGCCATGCTGATCTTGCACGGTGCCAGTTTCTTAACGGTGAAAACCCGGGATCAAGTGCAGGAAAGATCGAGAAAGGCAACCATCATTGCCGGTTGCGTTTTGGCTGTCCTGTTTGCTTTGGGTGGTGTATGGCTTAAAGAGCTGGATGCATGGCAGATTGTGAGGATGGGGGCTGCAGGCGATGTACTTAATCCACTGAATAAAACAGTGGCCATTGTAAAAGGGGCGTGGTTAAGCAACTTCAACCTTTATCCATCGGCCTGGCTGGTCCCGGCTGCAGGTGTGGCTGCTGCTTTGTTGGCGGCAGTGGCCAGCTGGCGGCATTCACCGCTGATTGCGTTTATTTTAAGTGGCACGGCCAGTGTGGCGGTGCTGTGCACCACAGCAATTGCTTTATTCCCGTTTATTCTGCCTTCTACATTAGATGCCGCATCCAGCCTGACTGTTTGGGATGCGGTATCTAGCCAGAAAACCCTAGGCGTGATGTTGGCTGTGGTAGTGATCTTTGTGCCCATTATTATGCTGTATACCGCATGGGTTTATCGGGTGATGCGCGGGCCGGTGTCTGTTCAGCGGTTGCAGGAAGATACTCACAGTTATTAA
- the fliI gene encoding flagellar protein export ATPase FliI: MRPWLPRGRLVRVSGLVLEAVGLRLAIGSSCDVMTPSGASVEAVVVGFNEDRLFLMPIAEIYGVEPGAQVVPHEDVEAWVPDYGHPRPPQRRLEDHGRQMPVGWGLLGRVLDGLGRPLDGKGRVEHDDYMPLFARPYNPMTREPVRHVMDVGVRAINAMLTVGRGQRLGLFAGSGVGKSVLLGMMARYTTADVVVVGLIGERGREVKDFIENILGDEGLQRSVVVAAPADTPPLLRLYGAAYATSIAEYFRNQGKHVLLIMDSLTRYAMAQREIALAVGEPPATKGYPASVFARLPQLVERAGNAEEGGGSITAFYTVLSEGDDQQDPIADNARAILDGHFVLSRQLAEAGHYPAIDIEASISRVMNDIISPEEFTVVRRFKYLYSRYQRSRDLISVGAYVPGSDPVLDEAIRRNPGFEAFLQQGIGECERYDGARMKLYQLLM; encoded by the coding sequence ATGCGCCCGTGGCTGCCACGCGGGCGCTTGGTCAGAGTGTCGGGTTTGGTGCTTGAGGCTGTGGGCTTGCGGCTGGCTATTGGCTCGTCTTGTGATGTGATGACGCCCAGCGGCGCTTCGGTTGAGGCTGTGGTGGTCGGCTTTAATGAAGACCGCTTGTTTTTGATGCCGATTGCTGAAATTTATGGCGTAGAGCCTGGCGCGCAGGTTGTGCCGCATGAGGATGTAGAAGCGTGGGTGCCCGATTATGGTCATCCGCGTCCGCCACAACGCCGTTTAGAAGATCATGGCCGCCAGATGCCTGTAGGTTGGGGCTTACTTGGCCGGGTTTTAGATGGCTTAGGTAGGCCGCTTGATGGCAAGGGGCGGGTCGAGCATGACGACTATATGCCGCTGTTTGCCCGCCCTTACAACCCGATGACACGTGAGCCAGTCCGGCATGTGATGGATGTGGGTGTGCGTGCGATTAATGCCATGCTGACGGTAGGGCGAGGCCAGCGTCTGGGCTTATTTGCGGGCTCAGGTGTGGGTAAATCGGTGCTGCTGGGCATGATGGCGCGCTATACCACGGCCGATGTAGTGGTGGTGGGCCTGATTGGCGAGCGTGGGCGAGAAGTGAAAGATTTTATTGAAAATATCCTGGGTGACGAAGGCTTGCAGCGCTCGGTTGTGGTGGCCGCGCCTGCAGATACGCCGCCCTTGCTGCGTTTGTATGGCGCAGCCTATGCTACTTCAATTGCCGAATATTTTAGGAATCAGGGCAAGCATGTGCTGCTGATTATGGATTCCCTGACCCGCTATGCCATGGCTCAGCGTGAAATTGCCCTAGCCGTGGGCGAGCCGCCTGCTACGAAAGGCTATCCGGCTTCGGTCTTTGCCCGCTTGCCCCAATTGGTAGAGCGTGCGGGTAATGCTGAAGAGGGCGGCGGCTCAATTACTGCGTTTTATACCGTTTTATCTGAAGGCGACGATCAGCAAGACCCGATTGCTGATAATGCCCGTGCGATTCTGGATGGCCACTTTGTGCTGAGCCGCCAGCTGGCCGAGGCGGGGCATTATCCGGCGATTGATATTGAAGCTTCGATTAGCCGTGTGATGAACGATATTATTTCGCCCGAAGAATTCACCGTGGTTCGCCGCTTTAAATATCTTTATTCCCGCTATCAGCGCAGCCGGGATTTGATCAGTGTGGGTGCTTATGTGCCGGGCTCTGATCCTGTTTTGGATGAAGCCATCCGGCGTAATCCCGGCTTTGAAGCCTTTTTACAGCAGGGTATTGGCGAGTGCGAACGCTATGATGGGGCTAGAATGAAGCTTTATCAGCTCTTGATGTAA
- a CDS encoding GbsR/MarR family transcriptional regulator — translation MNLSPINERFVLHFGEMGSRWGVNRTVGQMYALLFLSPKPLNSDEIAEQLGFSRSNVSMGMKELLSWKLCKLVHKPGDRRDYFETPKDVWEIFRSLVEEKRKREIEPTLTLLRDALMDEAMSDEDRHAQQRMREMHELIELATGWFDEVQHLSPETLENLMRLGSKVQKVLSFAGALRPGNRD, via the coding sequence ATGAACCTCTCGCCGATTAATGAGCGATTTGTTTTGCATTTTGGTGAAATGGGCAGCCGCTGGGGAGTGAATCGGACAGTGGGGCAAATGTATGCGCTGCTGTTTCTTTCGCCTAAGCCCTTGAATTCCGATGAAATTGCCGAGCAACTTGGTTTTTCCCGCTCCAATGTCAGCATGGGAATGAAAGAGTTATTGTCTTGGAAGCTATGCAAATTAGTGCACAAGCCAGGCGACAGGCGTGATTATTTTGAAACGCCCAAAGATGTTTGGGAAATATTCCGTTCTTTAGTCGAGGAAAAGCGCAAGCGCGAAATCGAGCCCACGCTGACTTTGCTGCGCGATGCCCTAATGGACGAGGCCATGAGCGATGAAGACCGCCATGCCCAGCAACGTATGCGCGAAATGCATGAGCTGATTGAGCTGGCGACAGGCTGGTTTGATGAGGTGCAGCATCTTTCACCGGAAACCTTAGAAAACTTGATGCGCCTAGGTTCTAAGGTGCAAAAAGTATTGAGCTTTGCCGGAGCGTTACGGCCAGGAAACAGGGATTAA
- a CDS encoding TIGR00645 family protein, protein MQNRVEDILERIIFQSRWLLAPFYLALILGLLALFAKMIKELFGMFNALIYGDGNLIIAILGMVDVTLVANLLLIVIFSGYENFISKLDIAHSSVDKPSWMGKVSYADLKLKLIGSIVAISAIDLLKAFMNIKSTDHTELAWLIGIHLTFVISGVLFAVMDRIAAGSPKH, encoded by the coding sequence ATGCAAAACCGTGTTGAAGATATTTTAGAAAGGATTATTTTTCAGAGCCGATGGCTGCTAGCGCCCTTTTATTTGGCGCTTATTCTGGGCCTGCTTGCCCTGTTTGCCAAAATGATCAAAGAACTATTTGGTATGTTTAATGCGCTGATTTATGGAGATGGCAATTTAATTATTGCTATCTTAGGCATGGTAGACGTCACCCTTGTGGCCAACCTTTTATTAATTGTGATTTTCAGCGGGTATGAGAATTTCATATCGAAGCTTGATATTGCCCACAGCTCAGTCGATAAGCCATCGTGGATGGGAAAAGTGAGTTATGCAGATTTAAAACTGAAATTAATAGGCTCAATTGTGGCCATTTCAGCGATTGATTTGCTTAAAGCATTTATGAATATTAAATCAACCGATCACACAGAGCTGGCATGGTTAATCGGTATTCATCTGACCTTTGTGATCTCAGGGGTATTATTCGCCGTGATGGACAGAATTGCGGCAGGCAGCCCCAAACACTGA
- the fliF gene encoding flagellar basal-body MS-ring/collar protein FliF — MAEVSAAADNNLITARGFGVARERFAALSSGRKIGLMVAVAAVIALIVGNMLWSKEPAYRILFTNIPDKDGGAIVQSLQQMNVPYKLDPGGTISVAADKIYDVRLKLAAQGLPKSGNAGFELLDNQKFGVSQFAEQVNYQRAIEGELARSIETVASVSKARVHLAMPKQTVFLRDQQKPTASVMLTLHPGRILDGGQVAGIIHLVSSSVPELPIKNVTIVDQDGNLLSKLPEMSQNNLDPRQLLYVQHVEKGFVERVETILAPLVGKENVKAEVTAQIDFAEVEQTSESFKPNSPPNSSAMRSQQTLDLQGKSSNESAGGVPGALSNQPPGAAAAPITAPTASGASEAGVTGSANSRKEATINYEVDKTIQHVKQQVGGVKRLSAAVVLNYKPGKDKSGKMTYLPFSPQEMTQINNLVREAIGYNKERGDSVNVVNAAFADSLPLEEKKIQDKALAYIQTNATDVGKLALIAIVVLYLLFFVLRPLMKDMAKTREEARIQELDFGETLGPDGEKLKADEQTPEEDENQNRMAAFAELLQQAKELAKDDPRMVATILREWMLNADDKSGDPNKKA; from the coding sequence ATGGCAGAGGTAAGTGCAGCGGCAGATAATAATCTGATTACAGCAAGAGGCTTCGGTGTAGCGCGTGAGCGCTTCGCTGCGTTGTCTTCTGGGCGAAAGATCGGCCTGATGGTTGCTGTGGCGGCTGTAATTGCATTAATTGTGGGCAATATGCTGTGGTCAAAAGAGCCTGCCTATCGCATTTTGTTTACCAATATTCCAGATAAAGATGGCGGTGCCATCGTTCAATCTCTGCAGCAAATGAATGTGCCCTATAAGCTTGATCCGGGTGGCACTATTTCTGTGGCAGCCGATAAGATATATGACGTTAGATTAAAGCTTGCAGCTCAGGGATTGCCTAAATCGGGTAATGCAGGCTTTGAATTACTCGATAATCAAAAATTTGGTGTTTCACAATTTGCCGAGCAGGTGAATTATCAGCGTGCTATTGAAGGTGAATTAGCCCGCTCAATTGAAACGGTTGCATCCGTTAGTAAAGCGCGCGTGCATTTGGCGATGCCCAAACAAACTGTGTTTTTACGGGATCAGCAAAAGCCAACGGCATCCGTAATGCTTACGCTTCACCCGGGCCGCATTTTAGATGGCGGGCAGGTGGCAGGGATTATTCATTTAGTATCGTCCAGCGTGCCTGAGCTGCCGATTAAAAACGTTACGATTGTGGATCAGGATGGTAATTTATTATCTAAATTGCCTGAAATGAGCCAAAACAACTTAGACCCACGGCAATTGCTTTATGTGCAGCATGTGGAAAAAGGCTTTGTTGAGCGTGTTGAAACCATTCTTGCTCCGCTGGTGGGCAAGGAAAACGTTAAAGCCGAAGTAACTGCACAAATTGATTTTGCTGAGGTAGAGCAAACATCAGAATCCTTTAAGCCTAATTCACCCCCGAACAGCTCGGCGATGCGCAGCCAGCAAACGCTCGATTTACAAGGTAAATCCAGTAATGAATCGGCGGGGGGGGTACCAGGGGCATTATCAAACCAGCCCCCGGGCGCAGCTGCGGCCCCTATTACAGCACCGACAGCTTCGGGAGCTTCTGAAGCGGGCGTTACGGGCTCGGCCAATAGCCGCAAAGAAGCGACCATTAATTATGAAGTTGATAAAACCATTCAGCATGTAAAGCAGCAGGTAGGTGGGGTAAAACGGCTGTCTGCTGCGGTAGTGCTTAATTATAAACCGGGTAAGGATAAATCCGGAAAGATGACTTATCTGCCGTTCAGCCCGCAAGAAATGACTCAGATAAATAATCTGGTGCGCGAAGCGATAGGGTACAACAAGGAGCGTGGTGATTCGGTGAATGTGGTGAATGCCGCATTTGCAGATTCCTTGCCTTTGGAAGAAAAGAAAATACAGGATAAAGCGCTGGCGTATATTCAGACCAATGCCACAGATGTGGGTAAATTGGCGCTGATTGCCATTGTTGTTCTTTATTTATTGTTCTTTGTGCTGCGGCCATTGATGAAAGATATGGCCAAAACGCGCGAAGAAGCACGAATTCAGGAGCTGGATTTTGGCGAAACACTTGGGCCTGATGGTGAGAAGCTGAAGGCCGACGAGCAGACGCCCGAAGAAGACGAAAATCAAAATCGCATGGCCGCCTTTGCCGAGCTGTTGCAACAGGCTAAAGAGCTGGCAAAAGATGATCCACGTATGGTGGCGACTATCTTGCGCGAGTGGATGCTGAATGCCGATGATAAGAGCGGCGATCCGAATAAAAAGGCGTAG
- the cydX gene encoding cytochrome bd-I oxidase subunit CydX, with protein sequence MWYFSWILGVGLALAFGLINVMWFESTHAFGGEKETEAQERFEKYGKK encoded by the coding sequence ATGTGGTATTTTTCCTGGATTTTAGGTGTAGGTCTGGCCTTGGCTTTTGGTCTGATCAATGTGATGTGGTTTGAGAGTACGCATGCATTTGGGGGCGAAAAAGAAACAGAGGCACAGGAGCGCTTCGAAAAGTACGGCAAGAAATAG